One genomic window of Polyangium aurulentum includes the following:
- a CDS encoding alpha/beta hydrolase → MLARKQFQGGQSQGKLLARPSPGGRARVLPGERPLGLGHGRDGVLFVPSSYDPGKPAALLLCLHGAGGCAGHRIDPLRAEAEREGVVLVAPDSVGQTWDMLVRGFGPDVERIDRALGGAFAELAIDPTRVGIEGFSDGASYALSLGIANGDLFSYVFAFSPGFMSPPAQVGKPRIVVTHGVADRVLPVACSRRLVPVLRAAGYETEYREFDGPHMVPADAVREAMDVLVGRRSPSA, encoded by the coding sequence ATGCTCGCGAGGAAGCAGTTTCAAGGGGGGCAAAGCCAGGGCAAGCTGCTCGCTCGCCCGTCTCCCGGGGGCAGGGCGCGGGTATTGCCAGGCGAGCGCCCGCTCGGCCTCGGCCATGGGCGCGACGGCGTGCTCTTCGTGCCCTCGAGCTACGATCCGGGAAAACCTGCGGCGCTCCTTCTGTGTCTGCACGGCGCAGGCGGGTGCGCCGGTCACCGCATCGATCCGCTGCGCGCAGAAGCCGAGCGCGAGGGCGTCGTGCTGGTCGCGCCCGATTCGGTCGGTCAAACGTGGGACATGCTGGTGCGGGGCTTCGGGCCCGACGTCGAGCGCATCGATCGGGCGCTCGGGGGGGCGTTCGCGGAGCTCGCGATCGATCCGACCCGCGTGGGCATCGAGGGTTTCTCCGACGGCGCCTCGTACGCGCTGTCGCTCGGGATCGCGAATGGAGATCTCTTCTCGTACGTCTTCGCGTTCTCGCCGGGCTTCATGTCGCCGCCCGCGCAGGTGGGGAAGCCGCGGATCGTGGTGACGCACGGGGTCGCCGATCGGGTGCTGCCGGTCGCGTGCAGCCGCCGGCTCGTGCCCGTCCTGCGCGCGGCGGGCTACGAGACCGAATACCGCGAGTTCGACGGCCCGCACATGGTGCCCGCGGACGCGGTGCGCGAGGCGATGGATGTGCTCGTGGGGCGCAGATCGCCGAGCGCGTAG
- a CDS encoding YgaP-like transmembrane domain, with translation MVHPVPIPEMHAIPRRARRTDRINVGAQERIVSTIGGGLLIAYGLARRSLGSIVLALVGGSLVERGVTGHCRGYAMLGISTRGQPELSPTLGTERALGPVEAVAERLSRIERSITVARPIHEVYAFVRNFQNIPHFATHIERVDDLGGGRLRVLERGEHAHAWEMEIVEERPEQAIVLRHVGEPSAQLSILFTPAPFGRGTEIEAVLDLDHERGGAFILLQALSVLAGEAPDTVVRHDMRRLKMLLEAGEIVTVEGQPSGREPEVSRLVD, from the coding sequence ATGGTACACCCTGTGCCGATCCCGGAGATGCACGCCATTCCTCGGCGCGCCCGCCGGACCGACCGAATCAACGTCGGAGCTCAGGAGCGGATCGTCAGCACGATCGGCGGCGGACTGCTCATCGCCTACGGCCTCGCACGCCGCAGTCTCGGGAGCATCGTGCTCGCGCTCGTCGGCGGCTCGCTCGTCGAGCGCGGCGTCACCGGCCATTGCCGTGGCTACGCGATGCTCGGCATCAGCACCCGCGGCCAGCCGGAGCTGTCGCCCACGCTCGGGACCGAGCGCGCGCTCGGCCCGGTCGAGGCCGTCGCCGAGCGCCTCTCGCGCATCGAGCGCAGCATCACGGTCGCGAGGCCCATCCACGAGGTCTACGCCTTCGTGCGCAACTTCCAGAACATCCCCCACTTCGCGACGCACATCGAGCGCGTCGACGATCTCGGCGGCGGCCGCCTGCGCGTCCTCGAGCGCGGCGAGCACGCCCATGCGTGGGAGATGGAGATCGTCGAGGAGCGCCCCGAGCAAGCGATCGTGCTGCGCCACGTCGGCGAGCCGAGCGCGCAGCTCTCGATCCTGTTCACCCCGGCCCCGTTCGGCCGCGGCACCGAGATCGAGGCCGTGCTCGATCTCGATCACGAGCGCGGCGGCGCGTTCATCCTCCTGCAGGCCTTGTCGGTGCTCGCGGGCGAGGCTCCGGACACGGTCGTGCGGCACGACATGCGCCGGCTGAAGATGCTGCTCGAGGCGGGCGAGATCGTCACCGTCGAGGGCCAGCCGTCGGGCCGCGAGCCCGAGGTGTCACGCCTGGTCGACTAG